CCTTGTCGACTGAGACACCTGATTCTAGAAGCCTTTTGACAATTAGATCATACCCTAAGCGTGAAGCTTCTATTAATGCACTGTTTCCGCGCGATTCAATGATGTCGGGCGATAGGGTTTGAGTAGGATCTAATAGCCATTGTTCATATTCATTTTGATATCGAGGACCTTCGGCTTTACCTGTTTTAATGTTGCGAACCATACCAAAGATTCCTTTGATAAATTCCTGTGCTAATTTCGCCTGCTCTATTGAAGCTTCTTCAGTGGGGAATTCACGCCGTTGCGGTTTAAGTCTATACAATGCTTCTCTTTCAAAAATAAGGTGTCGAATTCTATCGGGTTCCCCTAAAGAAGAATTAATAACCCTAGGTTGCACTGGTTGAAGCCATGCTCTGCGTATGGGTAAACAATGCATAGCTCGGGAAAAGGAATTATAAATTATTTCCAAGCGAGTGAGGGGAATAACATGAGGGGAAATTGTTTGATGCTTCATAGCTTCTACCCATGCATCAATTGGCAAATAGGGGAGGGCTTTGTCAGTAAGCTTTTTGTTGTTTTCAAAGGCTTCTCTAACAAATGCAGAGCTATCTATGGGCGATACTCTGGAAGCCATGATTATCCGGCCTTAAGAGGGATGATAAGGATGCCAATAAAGTAGGCGATTAAGAGGGGGACGAGTCCCGTGATAATACAGAGAAGAACGAAGACAATGCGCAAAATGGTGGGATCGATTTTGAAATAATCGCCGATACCGGCGCAGATGCCGGCAAAAACGCGCTTTCTCGGGTTGCGCATCAGTTTTTTAAATTTTGGCTGAATGTAAGCCCTTGACGGACTTTCCGGGATTAAAAGAGCCGCTATAAGGTAAAGGAGGGGA
This region of Simkaniaceae bacterium genomic DNA includes:
- a CDS encoding ankyrin repeat domain-containing protein, with product MASRVSPIDSSAFVREAFENNKKLTDKALPYLPIDAWVEAMKHQTISPHVIPLTRLEIIYNSFSRAMHCLPIRRAWLQPVQPRVINSSLGEPDRIRHLIFEREALYRLKPQRREFPTEEASIEQAKLAQEFIKGIFGMVRNIKTGKAEGPRYQNEYEQWLLDPTQTLSPDIIESRGNSALIEASRLGYDLIVKRLLESGVSVDKADREGKTPLMLAAEKGDTRMINLLLAKGALIDKGDNGGITPLILAAEKGHIAVIKLLLANGASIDRADCWRITPLMEATQHIHMGVAECLLENGASVEMADSMGKTPLMLAAEKGQIAVVKLLVAKGASIDRTDNQGRTALMLAAKKGHEDIAELLRSLAMSIYP
- a CDS encoding PspC domain-containing protein; the encoded protein is MTIKKLYRCRWDRKIAGVFGGLGQYINIDPTILRLIAVFLIIPTGVITLPLLYLIAALLIPESPSRAYIQPKFKKLMRNPRKRVFAGICAGIGDYFKIDPTILRIVFVLLCIITGLVPLLIAYFIGILIIPLKAG